A single window of Zea mays cultivar B73 chromosome 10, Zm-B73-REFERENCE-NAM-5.0, whole genome shotgun sequence DNA harbors:
- the LOC100191982 gene encoding ATP-dependent 6-phosphofructokinase 2-like, producing MDPTAAPGSGGTPGDSDATSPTNTTVTLPPLTLRDVPRLASSSPAAAAAVPNPISRHPYFHPPANFYISPGDVSLRHAFFDLVSAAPSPLVAYRRGGPRRDLAVDPAAARAALVTCGGLCPGLNTVLRELVVGLQELYGVRHVFGVAAGYRGFYGADEDHVRLHPAAVDDWHKKGGTVLKTTRGGFDLGKIVDGIVARGYTQIYAIGGDGTMRGALAIFEEFKRRGLNISITGIPKTVDNDIGIIDRSFGFQTAVEVAQQAIDAAHVEAVSAVNGVGIVKLMGRSTGHIALHATLSSRDVDCCLIPEVDFYLEGKGGLFEFLYERIKKKGHAVVVVAEGAGQELIPRTDDQKREQDESGNTVFLDVGPWLKSELGRWWKREHPDELFTVKYIDPTYMIRAVPANASDNLYCTLLAHSAIHGVMAGFTGFVPGPINGTYSYIPLEDVAVAKNPVDVNDHKWAWVRSVTNQPDFLKSQA from the exons ATGGACCCCACCGCCGCCCCCGGCTCCGGCGGCACCCCCGGCGACTCCGACGCCACCTCCCCGACCAACACCACCGTGACGCTCCCGCCGCTCACCCTCCGCGACGTGCCGCGCCTCGCCTCCTcgtccccggcggcggcggcggcggtcccGAACCCCATCTCGCGCCACCCCTATTTCCACCCGCCCGCCAACTTCTACATCTCTCCGGGGGACGTCTCCCTCCGCCACGCCTTCTTCGACCTCGTCTCCGCCGCGCCCTCCCCGCTCGTCGCCTACCGCCGCGGGGGCCCCCGGCGGGACCTCGCCGTCGACCCGGCCGCGGCGCGCGCCGCGCTCGTCACCTGCGGGGGCCTCTGCCCGGGGCTCAACACCGTGCTGAGGGAGCTCGTCGTCGGGCTCCAGGAGCTCTACGGCGTCCGCCACGTCTTCGGCGTCGCCGCCGGCTACCGAGGGTTCTACGGCGCCGACGAGGATCACGTCAGGCTGCACCCCGCCGCCGTCGACGACTGGCACAAGAAGGGTGGCACCGTGCTCAAGACCACGCGGGGTGGCTTCGATCTCGGTAAGATCGTCGACGGCATCGTCGCGCGCGGGTACACGCAG ATATATGCGATAGGCGGGGATGGAACCATGAGAGGGGCTCTGGCGATCTTTGAAGAATTTAAACGCCGTGGTTTGAACATATCTATCACTGGGATCCCGAAAACTGTGGACAACGACATCGGCATCATAGACAGGTCGTTTGGTTTCCAGACTGCGGTGGAGGTCGCTCAACAGGCAATTGACGCCGCTCATGTGGAGGCTGTTAGCGCCGTCAACGGCGTAGGCATTGTCAAACTGATGGGAAGGAGTACAGGCCATATCGCCCTTCACGCCACCCTCAGCAGTCGGGACGTCGACTGCTGCTTGATCCCAGAGGTGGATTTCTACCTGGAAGGCAAGGGTGGCCTGTTCGAGTTCCTGTACGAACGGATCAAGAAGAAGGGGCATGCTGTCGTCGTGGTCGCCGAAGGAGCTGGCCAGGAACTGATTCCCCGGACTGACGATCAGAAGCGGGAGCAGGACGAGTCCGGCAACACCGTCTTCCTCGACGTAGGACCCTGGCTGAAGTCCGAGCTGGGCAGATGGTGGAAGAGGGAACATCCCGACGAGCTGTTCACTGTGAAGTACATTGACCCTACGTACATGATCCGAGCGGTCCCTGCGAACGCCAGCGACAACTTGTACTGCACTTTGCTGGCGCATTCCGCCATCCACGGGGTCATGGCTGGGTTTACTGGCTTCGTGCCTGGTCCGATAAACGGGACGTACAGTTACATACCGCTGGAAGATGTCGCTGTGGCGAAGAACCCTGTCGATGTGAACGATCACAAATGGGCATGGGTTCGGTCGGTTACGAATCAGCCTGATTTCCTGAAATCCCAAGCATAG